One window of Paenibacillus albicereus genomic DNA carries:
- a CDS encoding glycosyltransferase family 2 protein encodes MDGNVRIGDLLLQQELITEEQLQQAIEHQRRYGGRLGDILAAQAGIPAADIERLTERSRQKGRLGEMLVDAGAIMPEQLERALEFQQKSGGILGDILLSLGMIEPDRLYREIATQQQIGRVGLEFSFEDEHKLPEALARRLNAVVINRDLDRCLVAAGAPLAPEQLRELEERLGSRAEQVLATREEMEFFYKQVYTTELMQESTEKLMQENPEDSAHVTFTKPQLAVGALALILFLAGLAWDWLTTLIVVNIGIQLLYLVMTVFKYGILYFGSKESAQLRFEEEEIAAIDERELPIYTILVPMYKESNILPTLMRNIDAIDYPKAKLDVRLLIEEDDVEAQELLKAMNPPSYYTVLVVPHSLPKTKPKACNYGLIRARGEYVVIYDAEDRPDPDQLKKVFLAFKRSPDNVCCVQAKLNYFNSEQNLLTRWFTHEYSMWFELLLPGVMKLDVPIPLGGTSNHFKTGVLKSINAWDPYNVTEDADLGVRLYKEGYKTAIVDSRTWEEATSRVGNWIRQRSRWIKGYMQTWLVHMRDPLRLWRDLGPRGFLGFQAMVLATPLLPLLNPIFWTMLLLWYLARVEVIPLFFPGPIYYFAAFELFLGNFVFVYSFTAGIYWVTRDLHDKGSRVFSYSLVKYTLLAPAYWVLMSIAAMKAAWQLVTKPFYWEKTQHGHATTDTHAGVDASA; translated from the coding sequence ATGGACGGAAACGTAAGGATCGGAGACCTTCTGCTGCAGCAAGAGCTCATTACCGAGGAGCAGCTGCAGCAGGCGATCGAGCACCAGCGCCGATACGGCGGGCGGCTGGGCGATATTTTGGCTGCGCAGGCAGGCATTCCCGCCGCCGACATCGAGCGGTTGACCGAGCGGTCGCGGCAGAAGGGGCGGCTCGGGGAAATGCTCGTCGACGCCGGCGCGATCATGCCGGAACAGCTGGAGCGCGCGCTGGAGTTCCAGCAGAAGAGCGGCGGTATCTTAGGGGACATCCTGCTGTCGCTCGGCATGATCGAGCCGGATCGGCTTTACCGGGAAATCGCGACGCAGCAGCAGATCGGCCGGGTCGGCCTGGAGTTCAGCTTCGAGGACGAGCACAAGCTTCCGGAGGCGCTGGCGCGCCGGCTGAACGCCGTCGTCATCAACCGCGATCTCGACCGCTGCCTCGTGGCGGCGGGAGCGCCTCTGGCCCCGGAGCAGCTGCGCGAGCTTGAGGAGCGGCTCGGCAGCCGGGCGGAGCAAGTGCTGGCGACTCGCGAGGAGATGGAGTTTTTCTACAAGCAGGTGTATACGACCGAGCTCATGCAGGAGAGCACCGAAAAGCTGATGCAGGAAAACCCGGAGGACTCGGCGCATGTGACCTTCACGAAGCCGCAGCTGGCCGTAGGGGCCCTTGCCCTGATTCTGTTCCTGGCCGGCTTGGCCTGGGACTGGCTGACGACGCTCATCGTCGTCAATATCGGCATCCAGCTGCTGTACCTGGTCATGACCGTCTTCAAGTACGGCATCCTCTACTTCGGCTCGAAGGAAAGCGCGCAGCTGCGCTTCGAGGAGGAGGAGATCGCGGCGATCGACGAGCGGGAGCTTCCGATCTATACGATTCTCGTTCCAATGTACAAGGAGAGCAATATCCTGCCGACGCTCATGCGCAACATCGACGCGATCGACTACCCGAAAGCCAAGCTCGACGTGCGCCTGCTCATCGAGGAGGACGACGTCGAGGCGCAGGAGCTGCTGAAGGCGATGAATCCGCCTTCGTACTACACGGTGCTGGTCGTTCCGCACAGCCTGCCCAAGACAAAGCCCAAAGCGTGCAACTACGGCCTCATCCGCGCCCGCGGAGAGTACGTCGTCATCTACGATGCGGAGGACCGTCCCGACCCGGACCAGCTCAAAAAGGTGTTTCTTGCTTTCAAGCGAAGCCCGGACAACGTCTGCTGCGTGCAGGCCAAGCTGAACTACTTCAACAGCGAGCAGAACCTGCTGACGCGCTGGTTCACGCATGAATACAGCATGTGGTTCGAGCTGCTGCTGCCCGGCGTCATGAAGCTGGACGTCCCGATTCCGCTCGGAGGCACGTCCAACCACTTCAAGACGGGCGTGCTCAAGTCGATCAACGCATGGGATCCGTACAACGTGACCGAGGACGCCGATCTCGGCGTGCGGCTGTACAAGGAAGGCTACAAGACGGCGATCGTCGACTCCCGCACCTGGGAGGAAGCGACGAGCCGCGTCGGCAACTGGATCCGCCAGCGCTCCCGCTGGATCAAGGGCTACATGCAGACCTGGCTCGTCCATATGCGGGACCCGCTGCGGCTGTGGCGCGATCTCGGTCCGCGGGGTTTCCTCGGCTTCCAGGCGATGGTGCTGGCGACGCCGCTGCTGCCGCTGCTCAATCCGATCTTCTGGACGATGCTGCTGCTCTGGTATCTGGCCCGCGTCGAGGTGATCCCGCTCTTCTTCCCGGGACCGATCTATTATTTCGCGGCGTTCGAGCTGTTCCTGGGCAACTTCGTTTTCGTCTACAGCTTCACGGCGGGCATCTACTGGGTGACGCGCGACCTGCACGACAAGGGCAGCCGCGTCTTCTCCTACTCGCTGGTCAAGTACACGCTGCTGGCGCCCGCCTACTGGGTGCTCATGAGCATCGCGGCGATGAAAGCGGCCTGGCAGCTGGTCACCAAGCCCTTTTATTGGGAAAAAACGCAGCACGGCCATGCGACGACGGATACCCATGCGGGCGTCGACGCTTCGGCCTGA
- a CDS encoding glycosyltransferase family 39 protein: protein MKSHRLSSSRTGLYAVFGFVLLLEFGFGFYLAAVYGFMSGDASSRVANAFYVLYSREPGLANIGFVWNPLPSLMELVVLVFYPLYKGLAAQGIAAVIVSSLFAALTAVQLVRAGDRFGLRRRLSVLLALLYAFNPYIFYYGANGLTEAIFIYFITICVVQLLLWMGKQSAGPLVLAAVALALAFWTRYETVFFGAALALAVLIWIVRDREETLKHRLQQAEGTWTLLLAPVVYSGLLWIFFNWTIMGDPLYFLTSDYGNLGQAELLQDEKFQRLIGNPWNTLLFVGERTAYFSLPLLAILLIRLYEGRLLRRDVLLLLLLALSIPAMQFILLLRGGTAAWIRYYMYVFPIAAAWMPYEISRLRHRRTGVALLLVSLAGSGYVMLGMMNDPTIASDEYEAFRQNKLYAEQQAGKQMTDVIDRELPGRTILTDSFSSFRIVMGSDSPRQFLITSDSEFADALEAPAEHGVEYVLVPNPQAVLSLDEVNKKYPSLYEQGADWAELYRQAGEYWKLYKVKPETE, encoded by the coding sequence ATGAAATCGCATCGTCTATCTTCCTCCCGAACGGGACTATATGCCGTCTTCGGCTTCGTGCTGCTGCTCGAATTCGGATTCGGATTCTACCTCGCCGCCGTCTACGGCTTCATGTCGGGCGACGCGTCGAGCCGCGTAGCCAACGCCTTCTATGTCCTGTACAGCCGCGAGCCCGGCCTGGCGAACATCGGCTTCGTCTGGAATCCGCTGCCGAGCCTCATGGAGCTCGTCGTGCTCGTGTTCTATCCGCTCTACAAAGGGCTGGCCGCGCAGGGCATCGCCGCCGTCATCGTCTCGAGCCTTTTCGCCGCGCTGACGGCGGTCCAGCTCGTGCGGGCGGGCGACCGATTCGGCCTCCGCCGCAGGCTGAGCGTGCTGCTCGCACTGCTGTACGCCTTCAATCCGTATATCTTCTACTATGGGGCGAACGGCCTCACCGAAGCGATCTTCATCTATTTCATCACCATCTGCGTCGTGCAGCTGCTGCTCTGGATGGGGAAGCAGTCGGCAGGGCCGCTCGTGCTGGCGGCCGTCGCGCTGGCGCTGGCGTTCTGGACCCGGTACGAGACGGTGTTTTTCGGCGCGGCGCTGGCGCTCGCCGTGCTGATCTGGATCGTCCGTGATCGGGAGGAGACGCTCAAGCACCGGCTGCAGCAGGCCGAGGGAACATGGACGCTGCTGCTGGCGCCGGTCGTCTACTCCGGCTTGCTGTGGATTTTCTTCAACTGGACGATCATGGGAGATCCGCTCTACTTCCTCACCTCGGACTATGGCAATCTGGGCCAGGCCGAGCTGCTCCAGGACGAGAAATTCCAGCGCCTGATCGGCAATCCATGGAATACGCTGCTGTTCGTCGGAGAGCGGACCGCCTACTTCAGCCTGCCTCTGCTCGCGATCCTGCTCATCCGGCTCTATGAGGGCAGGCTGCTGCGGCGAGACGTGCTGCTCCTGCTGCTGCTGGCGCTGAGCATTCCGGCCATGCAGTTCATTCTTCTGCTGCGGGGCGGCACGGCCGCCTGGATCCGCTACTATATGTACGTCTTCCCGATCGCGGCGGCCTGGATGCCGTACGAGATCAGCCGCCTGCGGCATCGGCGCACAGGCGTCGCGCTGCTGCTCGTATCGCTCGCGGGCAGCGGCTATGTCATGCTCGGCATGATGAACGACCCGACGATCGCTTCCGACGAGTACGAGGCGTTCCGGCAGAACAAGCTTTACGCCGAGCAGCAGGCCGGAAAGCAGATGACGGACGTGATCGACCGCGAGCTTCCGGGCCGGACGATCCTGACCGACTCGTTCAGCAGCTTCCGGATCGTCATGGGCAGCGACAGCCCTCGCCAGTTCCTCATCACCAGCGACAGCGAATTCGCGGACGCGCTGGAGGCGCCGGCGGAGCATGGCGTCGAGTACGTGCTGGTGCCCAATCCGCAGGCGGTGCTCTCGCTGGACGAAGTGAACAAGAAGTACCCTTCCCTCTATGAGCAGGGAGCGGACTGGGCGGAGCTGTACCGCCAGGCCGGCGAATATTGGAAGCTGTACAAGGTCAAGCCGGAGACGGAATGA
- a CDS encoding serine/threonine-protein kinase — MKGFSFGGGLTLVHLEASSPRLFAAEDQLDCRYVRAYFKQQGTPTAQYIQASLAGRYETAEDLLSLGNDAVAFHVTPASYRLCRELSGTLADLDGSLRIFWFGEWAAELPDRSLPATVERLVRSEPERVLHRLLEPDAPDEAADEMDALDAIAGVWEEAASMRQAPLLAVKASDRLGGASAPDGLRLHSPERLARDIRLAAAASRQARPELRLIGYEAATADEAREAAVAEALEACGGSATWSVELTLERWRSGGAARLAERGASTLTLRLPDSLDETEPFLSDMLRELRIAWPELRLRVVLETSPGSTESGSRRVAGQLRQCLDEGLLARDAITAAIPAAAGAEARMLLPAPLEELARERLGSSSEAALVNGFLAFMTGHYPPHALGGGAKHIGVDEDGWRPETIRRMGEHSALNSAIFFEQNQENRDESLDIIEPPIFYDQDGRWKRLDRRFDRAGGEAEREGVYLSNANRLDRDESGRWQLRLNDFLLAEPISLQRQRYEEAAAEDGACEPAAFRLLELRSERDLDRFLDDVDGFSRTGRFAHGYEVQSHVMDSCRWSAAGACSARKLPRLFADKEGEVASCRGCAPIGHLDDTPDQLLLQAAVLSDQEQLLRGCSSCEIRSTCSQCAFLPPYMTASQYCAIRREHVMLHRYMQVVQLVKGLRRHTQALSALDAETLLVSLPTCTHYYPHPGMAARPSLVSEAVFLLTTDGTPVLYQAVSQKVLKLSEPMALLLEGLMVGATEAELAEALQAKYGTEPAYAAAAVSQAIEQFSRQGCLHLPARAS; from the coding sequence ATGAAGGGATTTTCATTCGGAGGCGGATTGACGCTGGTCCATCTGGAGGCGAGCTCGCCGAGGCTGTTCGCGGCGGAGGACCAGCTGGACTGCCGGTACGTGAGGGCCTACTTCAAGCAGCAGGGCACGCCGACGGCGCAGTACATCCAGGCCAGCCTGGCCGGGCGGTACGAGACGGCGGAGGACCTGCTCTCGCTCGGCAACGACGCGGTCGCCTTCCACGTCACGCCCGCCTCCTACCGTCTCTGCCGGGAGCTGAGCGGCACGCTCGCCGACCTCGACGGCTCGCTGCGGATCTTCTGGTTCGGCGAGTGGGCGGCCGAGCTGCCGGACCGCTCGCTGCCGGCGACGGTGGAGCGGCTGGTGCGCTCGGAGCCGGAGCGCGTCCTGCACCGGCTGCTTGAACCGGACGCGCCGGACGAGGCGGCCGACGAGATGGACGCGCTCGACGCCATCGCCGGCGTATGGGAGGAAGCGGCCTCGATGCGGCAGGCGCCGCTGCTGGCGGTCAAGGCTTCGGATCGGCTGGGAGGAGCATCCGCTCCGGACGGCCTCCGGCTGCACTCGCCGGAGCGGCTCGCCCGGGACATCCGGCTCGCGGCCGCGGCTTCCCGCCAGGCGCGGCCGGAGCTGCGGCTGATCGGCTACGAAGCGGCGACGGCCGACGAGGCGCGAGAGGCCGCCGTGGCCGAGGCGCTGGAGGCATGCGGGGGAAGCGCGACGTGGTCGGTCGAGCTGACGCTGGAGCGCTGGCGGAGCGGCGGAGCCGCCCGGCTCGCGGAGAGGGGCGCCAGCACGCTGACGCTGCGGCTGCCGGACAGCCTGGACGAGACGGAGCCTTTCCTCTCCGACATGCTCCGCGAGCTGAGGATTGCCTGGCCGGAGCTGCGGCTGCGTGTCGTGCTGGAGACGTCGCCTGGCAGCACGGAGTCGGGATCGAGGCGGGTCGCCGGGCAGCTGAGGCAGTGCCTGGACGAAGGGTTGCTCGCCCGGGATGCGATCACGGCCGCCATCCCCGCTGCCGCTGGTGCCGAGGCCCGCATGCTGCTGCCCGCTCCGCTGGAGGAGCTGGCGCGTGAGCGGCTCGGATCGAGCTCGGAGGCGGCGCTCGTGAACGGCTTCCTCGCCTTCATGACCGGACATTACCCGCCGCATGCCCTCGGAGGGGGCGCCAAGCATATCGGCGTCGACGAGGACGGCTGGAGGCCCGAGACGATCCGGCGCATGGGCGAGCATTCCGCCCTCAACAGCGCGATCTTTTTCGAACAAAACCAAGAAAACAGGGACGAAAGCTTGGATATAATAGAGCCGCCGATCTTCTACGATCAGGACGGCAGGTGGAAGCGGCTGGACCGCCGCTTCGACCGGGCCGGCGGCGAGGCCGAGCGCGAAGGTGTCTATCTCTCCAACGCCAATCGGCTGGATCGCGACGAGAGCGGCCGCTGGCAGCTGCGGCTGAACGACTTTCTGCTGGCCGAGCCGATCTCGCTGCAGCGCCAGCGCTATGAGGAAGCCGCGGCCGAGGACGGCGCGTGTGAGCCCGCCGCCTTCCGGCTGCTGGAGCTCCGCAGCGAGCGCGACCTTGATCGGTTCCTCGACGACGTGGACGGGTTCAGCCGCACGGGACGCTTCGCCCATGGCTATGAAGTCCAGTCGCATGTAATGGACAGCTGCCGCTGGTCGGCGGCGGGCGCCTGCTCGGCCCGCAAGCTGCCGAGGCTGTTCGCGGACAAGGAGGGCGAGGTGGCCTCCTGCCGGGGCTGCGCGCCGATCGGGCATCTGGACGACACGCCGGACCAGCTGCTGCTGCAGGCCGCGGTGCTGTCCGACCAGGAGCAGCTGCTGCGCGGCTGCAGCTCCTGCGAGATCCGCTCGACCTGCTCCCAGTGCGCGTTCCTGCCTCCCTACATGACGGCCTCGCAGTATTGCGCCATCCGCCGCGAGCACGTCATGCTCCATCGCTACATGCAAGTGGTGCAGCTGGTCAAAGGGCTTCGCCGGCATACCCAAGCGCTGTCCGCGCTGGACGCCGAGACGCTGCTCGTCTCGCTGCCGACCTGCACCCACTACTACCCTCACCCCGGCATGGCCGCGCGTCCTTCGCTCGTCAGCGAGGCGGTGTTCCTCTTGACGACGGACGGTACGCCGGTGCTGTACCAGGCCGTCAGCCAAAAGGTGCTCAAGCTCAGCGAGCCGATGGCGCTGCTGCTCGAAGGGCTGATGGTCGGCGCGACCGAAGCCGAGCTGGCCGAGGCGCTGCAGGCGAAGTACGGCACGGAGCCGGCCTACGCCGCCGCCGCCGTCTCGCAGGCGATCGAGCAGTTCAGCCGCCAAGGCTGCCTCCATCTGCCCGCACGGGCATCGTGA
- the mpaD gene encoding daptide-type RiPP biosynthesis aminotransferase, with amino-acid sequence MRNHPSASQDQPAAGAARAADPAAAPPPVLQPPGYPIVHPLKDVRLGEAFPSFAAGDGIYVQDTNGKTYIDGISGLWNVSLGYRHPGIRQAIVDQLDRLPYVNPVDGANPTTLAFAETLLRLTPPSLAKVAYTCTGSESVELAIKLIRKFHQLSGRPERTLIAVLDKSYHGTYYGSMSASGIDQEISESYGPKVPGFRFHPVPLGDDGKPAVLEGELLERRLAELERLFAEEEGRLGGIILEPIIGSGGILPLPDRYLRRIRELCDASGVLLAFDEVATGMGRTGRMFAFEHSGATPDILCLSKGINSGYLPLGATLFSDAIYQAFARAGSHIEHLSTQNGNPIACAAGLATVEALEQPGLLAEVTRKGELLRHLLNEALAANPLYLETRGQGLMIGVALTSDRSQRALLDADRLRDVVARLKQRGLLVYPIHTPGVTTGFHLFPPLIIEDGEIRKIVQIIARSLGGR; translated from the coding sequence ATGCGGAACCATCCCTCTGCAAGCCAGGACCAACCCGCCGCCGGCGCTGCTCGCGCCGCCGATCCGGCGGCTGCGCCGCCGCCCGTCCTGCAGCCGCCCGGCTACCCGATCGTCCATCCGCTCAAGGACGTCCGTCTGGGCGAAGCCTTCCCCTCCTTCGCGGCGGGAGACGGCATCTACGTCCAGGACACGAACGGCAAGACCTATATCGACGGCATCAGCGGGCTCTGGAACGTCTCGCTCGGCTACCGCCATCCCGGCATCCGCCAGGCGATCGTCGACCAGCTCGACCGGCTGCCCTACGTCAACCCTGTCGACGGCGCCAATCCGACGACGCTCGCATTCGCCGAGACGCTGCTGCGCCTGACGCCGCCGTCTCTGGCCAAGGTCGCCTATACGTGCACCGGCTCGGAGTCGGTGGAGCTGGCGATCAAGCTCATCCGCAAGTTCCATCAGCTGTCGGGACGGCCGGAGCGCACGCTCATCGCGGTGCTCGACAAGTCCTACCACGGCACGTACTACGGCTCGATGAGCGCAAGCGGCATCGACCAGGAGATTTCGGAGAGCTACGGCCCCAAGGTGCCCGGCTTCCGGTTCCATCCCGTGCCGCTCGGCGACGACGGCAAGCCGGCCGTGCTGGAGGGCGAGCTGCTGGAGCGCCGGCTGGCGGAGCTGGAGAGGCTGTTCGCGGAGGAGGAAGGCCGTCTCGGCGGCATCATCCTCGAGCCGATCATCGGGTCGGGCGGCATCCTGCCGCTGCCGGACCGCTACCTGCGGAGAATCCGCGAGCTGTGCGACGCCTCCGGCGTCCTGCTCGCCTTCGACGAGGTGGCAACGGGCATGGGCCGCACGGGACGCATGTTCGCCTTCGAGCACAGCGGCGCGACGCCCGACATCCTCTGTTTGTCCAAAGGCATCAACAGCGGCTACCTGCCGCTCGGCGCGACGCTGTTCAGCGACGCGATCTACCAGGCGTTCGCCCGGGCCGGCTCTCATATCGAGCATCTGTCGACGCAGAACGGCAATCCGATCGCCTGCGCCGCCGGCCTCGCGACCGTCGAGGCGCTGGAGCAGCCCGGGCTTCTGGCCGAGGTGACCCGCAAGGGCGAGCTGCTCCGCCACCTGCTCAACGAAGCGCTGGCCGCGAATCCGCTGTACCTCGAGACACGGGGACAAGGGCTCATGATCGGCGTCGCCCTCACCTCGGACCGCTCGCAGCGGGCGCTGCTCGATGCAGACCGCCTGCGGGATGTCGTCGCCCGGCTGAAGCAGCGCGGCCTGCTCGTCTACCCGATCCATACGCCCGGCGTGACGACCGGCTTCCACCTGTTCCCTCCGCTGATTATCGAGGACGGCGAGATCCGCAAGATCGTCCAGATCATCGCCCGCTCGCTGGGAGGGAGGTGA
- a CDS encoding daptide-type RiPP, whose product MNEISLQLEELEAVAAPGWQDTVVIIAIGLGIAALT is encoded by the coding sequence ATGAACGAAATCTCCCTGCAGCTCGAAGAGCTGGAAGCCGTCGCGGCTCCTGGCTGGCAAGATACGGTCGTCATCATCGCGATCGGTCTGGGCATCGCGGCCCTCACCTAG
- a CDS encoding daptide-type RiPP, giving the protein MKNLSLQLEELEAVAAPVDWGDVAIGVGIGIGVIAFT; this is encoded by the coding sequence ATGAAGAACCTGTCCCTGCAGCTCGAAGAGCTCGAGGCGGTCGCCGCTCCGGTCGATTGGGGCGATGTCGCGATCGGCGTCGGCATCGGCATCGGCGTCATCGCCTTCACGTAA
- a CDS encoding daptide-type RiPP, which produces MKNLSLQLEELEGVTAPDWQDVAIGIGIGIGIGAIAFT; this is translated from the coding sequence ATGAAAAACCTGTCCCTGCAGCTCGAGGAGCTCGAAGGCGTGACCGCGCCGGACTGGCAAGACGTCGCGATCGGCATCGGCATCGGCATCGGCATCGGAGCGATCGCCTTCACGTAA
- a CDS encoding daptide-type RiPP: MNQALSLQLEELETVAAPGDGAYIAGVAVGVAIGIGIIAFT, translated from the coding sequence ATGAACCAAGCTCTGTCCCTCCAGCTGGAGGAACTGGAAACCGTCGCGGCACCGGGCGACGGCGCGTACATCGCCGGCGTAGCGGTAGGCGTCGCGATCGGCATCGGCATCATCGCCTTCACGTAA
- a CDS encoding daptide-type RiPP — translation MNRSLNLHMELLEDVAAPGDAQDFVEGVAVGLGAVAAVVGIIAFT, via the coding sequence ATGAACCGATCCCTGAACCTGCACATGGAGCTGCTCGAAGACGTAGCCGCCCCCGGCGACGCGCAAGACTTCGTCGAAGGCGTAGCCGTCGGCCTGGGCGCCGTCGCAGCCGTCGTCGGCATCATCGCCTTCACGTAA
- a CDS encoding daptide-type RiPP, with product MNQALSLQLEELEAVAAPGDAEYIAGVAVGVAIGIGIIAFT from the coding sequence ATGAACCAAGCCCTGTCCCTGCAGCTGGAGGAACTGGAAGCCGTCGCGGCTCCCGGCGACGCGGAATACATCGCCGGCGTAGCGGTAGGCGTCGCCATCGGCATCGGCATCATCGCCTTCACGTAA
- a CDS encoding daptide-type RiPP, translated as MNQSLNLHMELLEDVSAPGSGKDFVEGVAVGLGAVAAVTAIIAFT; from the coding sequence ATGAACCAATCCCTGAACCTGCATATGGAACTGCTTGAGGACGTATCCGCTCCAGGCAGCGGCAAAGACTTCGTCGAAGGCGTAGCCGTCGGCCTGGGCGCTGTCGCAGCCGTCACCGCCATCATCGCCTTCACCTAA